One window from the genome of Streptomyces sp. NBC_00287 encodes:
- a CDS encoding FtsK/SpoIIIE domain-containing protein, translating into MRLTLTVVDPFGGGTADVVLDADPESTMGDIAQELAKQVGHSGAQIIPIGQQHPISGSAPLLYVDGYAVDPSATVLNSPLREGAVVSLQDPAGCLPGEPTGLVELRIVGGPVAGYVHRLGVGRYDIGSGPASHIRIDDPELDARALTLSVSTDGTCRFKIRGDKEKDATLDGTSIDDILNPKDDKEEKKKGKKGKKRQSVDENSENSPSTPPVDKDTWPLGSQIALGNTLIELARYNPPNAALKWSDDGIGLDYNRPPRLRPPERQTRFRLPSPPREYEARPLPWLMAFTPLVGAVVAVMIFQRWYYLIMAGLSPILLFANYYNDKKHGRKSHAKQVKEYEEQKARIEQDAQDALVAERNDRRQAIPDPATVLSLGTGPRTRLWERRRTDRDHLLLRVGTGQLPSEVVLDDPEQDDHKREVTWKIEDAPVALNLRGLGVIGMAGPGDSARAMGRWAVAQTAALHSPMDVQFYVLSEQTAQESWDWVRWLPHAKPSGGQDINVLIGTDAETVGARIGELTQILDARKKAAEQNRSQGTSFSDPDIVVVWDGSRRLRSLPGVVRLLREGPSVSMYAICLDAEERFLPGECQAFVVAEPKPEESGQPQQTHNAQAPGGFPSFQAWHQAAPEPAHTHAPDKLRLRVEEAGAERRGDVRPDFVSPSWCLRLARSVSSLRDISGETEDSALPGSSRLLDVLQLEPPTSDAIVARWRMGGQSTMAVIGESYDGAFGIDIRKDGPHGLIAGTTGSGKSELLQTIVAALAVANTPENMTFVLVDYKGGAAFKDCVHLPHTVGMVTDLDAHLVERALESLGAELHRREHILAAADAKDIEDYQDLVRRDPSHKPVPRLLIVIDEFASMVRDLPDFVTGLVNIAQRGRSLGIHLLLATQRPSGVVSPEIRANTNLRIALRVTDGGESSDVIDSPEAGHISKNTPGRAYVRLGHASLVPFQSGRVGGRRPGAADPAVLMPWVGPLTWEDLGRSALTKPKAESREDEEITDLKVLVDTIRDANRSLGIPPQHSPWLPALDEQLLLDEIPVPEFTPAPGKLAPAAFGVEDLPAMQARRPVAIDFASFGHLMIGGAPRSGRSQLLRTIAGSLARTHSTADVHMYGIDCGNGALNALTRLPHVGAVVSRNQTERVVRLVNRLKGEMDRRQNLLADKGFADIGEQRAAVAEDERLPHIVILLDRWEGWVPTLGEVDHGALTDELQTMMREGASVGIHLVLTGDRTLLVGRIATLTEEKYGLRLSDRSDFSTLGIPARKVPEEIPPGRAFKNEAGTETQFALLAEDTTGQGQAAALAAIGEAAAVRDAEVPRAKRPFRVDSLPSRISFTEAWELRDPDVSRSKLYALAGIGGDEIVGFGPDLALGVPSFVIAGPAKSGRSTVLMNFAQSFLNQGVRLIVAAPRQSPVRQLDGVEGVLKVYTGDDIDEDEFEELIDGAEPSVENPVVVLIDDGEILEDCDAESQMKKIVSRGAERGLALVIAGDEEDVCSGFSGWQVDAKKARRGILLSPQESSSGDLIGVRLNRSMVGGQAVPGKGMLHLGDGELRTVVVPG; encoded by the coding sequence GTGCGCCTGACTCTGACCGTCGTCGATCCGTTCGGCGGCGGCACCGCCGACGTCGTACTCGATGCCGATCCTGAGTCCACGATGGGGGACATCGCCCAGGAGCTGGCCAAACAGGTCGGGCACAGTGGGGCTCAGATCATTCCCATCGGGCAGCAGCACCCCATCAGCGGCAGCGCTCCCCTCCTCTACGTCGACGGATACGCCGTCGATCCCTCCGCCACCGTCCTCAACTCGCCCCTCCGCGAAGGCGCCGTCGTCAGCCTTCAGGATCCCGCCGGGTGTCTTCCCGGTGAGCCCACCGGGCTCGTCGAGCTGCGGATCGTCGGCGGGCCCGTCGCCGGTTATGTGCATCGGCTCGGCGTCGGGCGGTACGACATCGGCAGCGGGCCCGCCAGTCACATCCGTATCGACGACCCCGAACTCGACGCCCGCGCCCTCACCCTCTCTGTCTCCACCGACGGCACCTGCCGTTTCAAAATCCGCGGAGACAAGGAAAAGGACGCCACCCTCGACGGCACCTCCATCGACGACATCCTCAACCCCAAGGACGACAAAGAGGAGAAGAAGAAGGGCAAGAAGGGGAAGAAGCGCCAGAGCGTCGACGAGAACTCCGAGAATTCCCCTTCCACCCCACCCGTCGACAAAGACACCTGGCCCCTCGGCAGCCAAATCGCCCTCGGTAACACCCTCATCGAGCTCGCCCGCTACAACCCCCCGAACGCCGCCCTCAAGTGGTCCGACGACGGCATAGGCCTCGACTACAACCGGCCCCCGCGCCTGCGGCCCCCCGAGCGGCAGACCCGTTTCCGGCTGCCGTCCCCGCCCCGCGAGTACGAGGCCCGGCCGCTGCCCTGGCTGATGGCGTTCACCCCGCTCGTCGGTGCCGTCGTGGCCGTGATGATCTTCCAGCGCTGGTACTACCTGATCATGGCGGGCCTCAGCCCGATCCTGCTCTTCGCGAACTACTACAACGACAAGAAGCACGGCCGTAAGTCGCACGCGAAGCAGGTCAAGGAGTACGAGGAGCAGAAGGCCCGCATCGAGCAGGACGCCCAGGATGCGCTGGTCGCGGAGCGGAACGATCGGCGGCAGGCCATTCCGGATCCGGCGACTGTGCTCAGCCTCGGTACCGGGCCCCGAACCAGGCTCTGGGAGCGGCGCCGTACCGATCGCGATCATCTACTGCTGCGCGTCGGCACCGGTCAGCTTCCCTCCGAGGTCGTCCTCGACGACCCCGAGCAGGACGACCACAAGCGTGAGGTCACCTGGAAGATCGAGGACGCCCCGGTGGCGCTCAATCTCCGTGGTCTCGGGGTCATCGGCATGGCCGGGCCCGGGGACTCCGCCCGAGCCATGGGGCGTTGGGCCGTGGCACAAACAGCCGCGCTGCACAGCCCCATGGACGTCCAGTTCTACGTCCTCAGCGAGCAGACCGCGCAGGAGAGTTGGGACTGGGTCCGCTGGCTCCCGCACGCGAAGCCCTCCGGCGGCCAGGACATCAACGTCCTCATAGGCACCGACGCCGAGACCGTCGGCGCCCGTATCGGCGAGCTGACGCAGATCCTCGACGCCCGCAAGAAGGCCGCCGAGCAGAACCGCAGCCAGGGCACCTCCTTCAGCGACCCGGACATCGTCGTCGTATGGGACGGGTCCCGGCGGTTGCGCTCGCTGCCTGGTGTCGTACGGCTGTTGCGCGAGGGGCCGTCCGTCTCCATGTACGCCATCTGCCTCGACGCCGAGGAGCGGTTCCTGCCCGGTGAGTGTCAGGCCTTCGTCGTAGCGGAGCCGAAGCCTGAGGAAAGCGGGCAGCCGCAGCAGACGCACAACGCGCAGGCCCCCGGCGGTTTCCCCTCCTTCCAGGCCTGGCACCAGGCCGCCCCCGAGCCCGCCCACACCCACGCGCCCGACAAGCTCCGCCTCCGCGTCGAGGAAGCCGGTGCCGAGCGGCGGGGGGACGTACGGCCCGACTTCGTCTCGCCGTCCTGGTGTCTGCGGCTCGCCCGGTCCGTGTCCTCCCTCCGTGACATCAGCGGGGAGACCGAGGACTCGGCGCTGCCCGGATCGAGCCGGTTGCTCGATGTGCTCCAGCTCGAACCGCCCACCAGCGATGCCATCGTGGCGCGTTGGCGGATGGGCGGGCAGTCGACCATGGCCGTCATCGGTGAGTCGTACGACGGGGCCTTCGGGATCGACATCCGCAAGGACGGGCCGCACGGTCTCATCGCCGGTACCACCGGTTCCGGTAAGTCCGAGCTGCTGCAGACCATCGTCGCGGCGCTCGCCGTGGCCAATACGCCCGAGAACATGACCTTCGTCCTCGTCGACTACAAGGGTGGCGCGGCGTTCAAGGACTGTGTCCATCTGCCGCACACCGTCGGCATGGTGACCGACCTCGACGCGCACCTGGTCGAGCGCGCGCTGGAATCGCTGGGCGCCGAGTTGCACCGGCGTGAGCACATCCTCGCCGCCGCCGACGCCAAGGACATCGAGGACTATCAGGATCTGGTGCGCAGGGACCCGTCCCACAAGCCCGTCCCCCGACTCCTCATCGTCATCGACGAGTTCGCGTCGATGGTCCGTGACCTGCCCGACTTCGTCACCGGTCTCGTCAACATCGCCCAGCGAGGACGTTCCCTCGGTATCCACCTCCTCCTCGCCACCCAGCGGCCCTCCGGTGTCGTCTCCCCCGAGATCCGCGCCAACACCAACCTCCGGATCGCGCTGCGTGTGACCGACGGCGGTGAGTCGTCGGACGTCATCGACTCCCCCGAGGCCGGGCACATTTCGAAGAACACGCCGGGTCGGGCGTACGTCCGTCTCGGGCATGCCTCGCTCGTGCCGTTCCAGTCGGGACGCGTGGGTGGACGCCGGCCCGGTGCCGCGGACCCCGCCGTCCTCATGCCCTGGGTAGGACCGCTGACCTGGGAAGACCTCGGCCGCTCCGCCCTCACCAAGCCCAAGGCCGAGTCCCGCGAGGACGAGGAGATCACCGACCTCAAGGTGCTCGTGGACACCATCCGCGACGCCAACCGGTCGCTCGGTATCCCGCCGCAGCACAGCCCCTGGCTGCCGGCGCTCGACGAGCAGTTGCTGCTCGACGAGATCCCCGTCCCGGAGTTCACACCCGCGCCCGGCAAGCTGGCGCCCGCGGCCTTCGGTGTCGAGGATCTGCCGGCGATGCAGGCCCGCCGCCCGGTCGCCATCGACTTCGCGAGCTTCGGCCATCTGATGATCGGCGGCGCCCCGCGCAGCGGCCGTTCGCAGTTGCTGCGGACGATCGCCGGTTCCCTGGCCCGTACGCACTCCACAGCCGATGTGCACATGTACGGCATCGACTGCGGCAACGGCGCGCTCAACGCGCTCACCCGGCTGCCGCACGTCGGCGCGGTCGTCAGCCGTAACCAGACCGAGCGCGTGGTCCGGCTCGTCAACCGGCTCAAGGGCGAGATGGACCGCCGCCAGAACCTCCTGGCCGACAAGGGCTTCGCCGACATCGGGGAGCAGCGGGCCGCGGTCGCCGAGGACGAGCGGCTGCCGCACATCGTGATCCTGCTGGACCGGTGGGAGGGCTGGGTGCCCACCCTCGGCGAGGTCGATCACGGGGCGCTGACCGACGAGTTGCAGACGATGATGCGCGAGGGCGCGAGCGTCGGCATCCACCTCGTGCTGACCGGTGACCGGACGCTGCTGGTGGGCCGTATCGCCACGCTCACCGAGGAGAAGTACGGGCTACGGCTCTCCGACCGCAGCGACTTCTCCACGCTCGGCATCCCGGCGCGCAAGGTGCCGGAGGAGATACCGCCGGGCCGTGCCTTCAAGAACGAGGCCGGTACGGAGACGCAGTTCGCGCTGCTCGCCGAGGACACCACCGGTCAGGGCCAGGCCGCTGCGCTGGCGGCGATCGGCGAGGCGGCGGCCGTACGGGACGCCGAAGTGCCGCGCGCCAAGCGGCCGTTCCGCGTGGACAGCCTGCCCAGCCGGATCTCCTTCACGGAGGCCTGGGAGCTGCGCGACCCGGACGTCTCCCGCTCCAAGCTGTACGCGCTGGCCGGCATCGGCGGCGACGAGATCGTCGGCTTCGGGCCCGATCTCGCGCTGGGCGTGCCGTCGTTCGTGATCGCGGGCCCGGCGAAGTCCGGTCGCTCGACCGTGCTGATGAACTTCGCGCAGTCCTTCCTCAATCAGGGCGTACGGCTGATCGTCGCCGCGCCCCGCCAGTCGCCGGTGCGCCAACTGGACGGTGTGGAAGGCGTGCTGAAGGTCTACACGGGCGACGACATCGACGAGGACGAGTTCGAGGAGCTCATCGACGGCGCCGAGCCGTCGGTCGAGAACCCGGTCGTCGTCCTCATCGACGACGGCGAGATCCTGGAGGACTGCGACGCCGAGAGTCAGATGAAGAAGATCGTCTCTCGTGGCGCCGAACGCGGGCTCGCACTCGTCATCGCCGGTGACGAGGAGGACGTGTGCAGCGGCTTCTCCGGCTGGCAGGTCGATGCCAAGAAGGCCCGCCGGGGCATCCTGCTCTCCCCGCAGGAGTCCTCCAGCGGCGACCTCATCGGCGTCCGCCTCAACCGCAGCATGGTCGGCGGCCAGGCCGTCCCCGGCAAGGGCATGCTGCACCTGGGCGACGGGGAGCTGCGGACGGTCGTCGTCCCCGGGTGA
- a CDS encoding WXG100 family type VII secretion target yields the protein MAKDLDITYQDMRDAAKHVVKEKERLQEKLDGLRKYIGNLVESGYVTKSSSKAFDENFEEFVKGSKDTLDGLDGMGDYLTMAADKFEQIDDELAKQARSK from the coding sequence ATGGCCAAGGACCTTGACATCACATATCAGGACATGCGGGACGCTGCCAAGCATGTCGTGAAGGAGAAGGAACGGCTCCAGGAGAAGCTCGACGGCCTCCGCAAGTACATCGGCAACCTGGTCGAGTCGGGCTACGTCACCAAGAGCTCGTCCAAGGCCTTCGACGAGAACTTCGAGGAGTTCGTCAAGGGCTCCAAGGACACGCTGGACGGCCTGGACGGCATGGGTGACTACCTGACCATGGCGGCGGACAAGTTCGAGCAGATCGACGACGAGCTGGCGAAGCAGGCTCGGAGCAAGTGA
- a CDS encoding WXG100 family type VII secretion target — protein sequence MAEVKLESFPALGFVPCPGDHTVADEVAKTVRRTAKALVEICHVLHGTGVGDWKGKAAEAFREKFDDEFRPRMDEARDSFNAAATALEDWAAYMENKQADAVRLEARAAEIDEQLGKAQDNADKLKKADDDKKDTEGHKGKVQDANRAVNAKEEELEELRRKGRRMAGNYREYGKEIAERLKKAMDIAPNEPGMWDKLGDAIADLGKAIADLPGQVGEVLSAIGDWIKSHADWITVAASVIGVIAIFCPVLAPLAIGLSAVALFAHAASYGMSGLFPPTGANIGNWLTLGGDALGMIPGVGAAKAGIMAGLKAGRGAGGVVAGTKVGIKTGSAVAKNAMKAADPVAAVIDKPIMAAAAKLGVSRGAALTTTEGVQAAAQLAWTAPTAINAYETSTGRYDAATWGTGVGNIATGAGGGKFGGLVAVGSAVGLGAWELTD from the coding sequence ATGGCCGAGGTGAAACTGGAGAGCTTCCCGGCCCTGGGCTTCGTGCCCTGTCCCGGTGATCACACGGTGGCCGACGAGGTGGCCAAGACGGTCCGCCGGACGGCGAAGGCACTGGTCGAGATCTGCCACGTGCTGCACGGCACCGGGGTCGGCGACTGGAAGGGAAAGGCGGCGGAAGCCTTCCGGGAGAAGTTCGACGACGAGTTCCGCCCGCGCATGGACGAGGCCCGCGATTCGTTCAACGCCGCCGCCACCGCCCTGGAAGACTGGGCGGCGTACATGGAGAACAAGCAGGCCGACGCCGTGCGGCTGGAGGCTCGTGCGGCCGAGATCGACGAGCAGCTGGGCAAGGCGCAGGACAACGCCGACAAGCTCAAGAAGGCGGACGACGACAAGAAGGACACCGAGGGCCACAAGGGCAAGGTCCAGGACGCCAACCGTGCGGTGAACGCCAAGGAGGAGGAGCTGGAGGAGCTCCGCCGCAAGGGCCGCCGTATGGCCGGCAACTACCGGGAGTACGGCAAGGAGATAGCCGAGCGCCTGAAGAAGGCCATGGACATCGCCCCGAACGAGCCCGGCATGTGGGACAAGCTCGGGGACGCCATCGCGGATCTGGGCAAGGCCATCGCCGATCTGCCGGGGCAGGTGGGGGAGGTCCTCTCCGCCATCGGTGACTGGATCAAGAGCCACGCGGACTGGATCACCGTCGCGGCCTCCGTCATCGGTGTGATCGCCATCTTCTGCCCGGTGCTGGCCCCACTGGCCATCGGGCTGAGCGCCGTCGCGCTCTTCGCCCACGCGGCGTCCTACGGCATGAGCGGGCTGTTCCCGCCCACCGGGGCGAACATCGGCAACTGGCTCACCCTGGGCGGCGACGCACTCGGCATGATCCCCGGCGTCGGTGCCGCCAAGGCGGGCATCATGGCCGGACTCAAGGCCGGCCGGGGCGCCGGCGGCGTCGTCGCGGGCACCAAGGTCGGCATCAAGACCGGCTCCGCGGTGGCGAAGAACGCCATGAAGGCCGCCGACCCGGTGGCAGCCGTGATCGACAAGCCGATCATGGCCGCCGCCGCCAAGCTGGGCGTCTCGCGCGGCGCCGCCCTGACAACCACGGAGGGTGTGCAGGCCGCGGCGCAGCTCGCGTGGACGGCGCCCACCGCCATCAACGCCTACGAAACGAGCACCGGCCGCTACGACGCCGCCACCTGGGGTACCGGTGTGGGCAACATCGCCACCGGCGCAGGCGGCGGCAAGTTCGGCGGCCTGGTGGCCGTGGGCAGCGCCGTCGGCCTCGGAGCCTGGGAGCTGACGGACTGA